In the genome of Vicia villosa cultivar HV-30 ecotype Madison, WI linkage group LG7, Vvil1.0, whole genome shotgun sequence, one region contains:
- the LOC131616206 gene encoding serine carboxypeptidase-like 20 isoform X2 — MKNTGGSVCVVLLHIYLSIVVTNSAPESAIVTQIPGFNGTIPSKHYAGYVTVDESHGRNLYYYFVESEGKPSQDPVVLWLNGGPGCSSFDGFVYEHGPFNFEAAKTKGSLPTLHLNPYSWTKVSSIIYLDSPAGVGFSYSKNETDYVTGDIKTASDSHAFLLKWFELYPEFLSNPFFIAGESYAGVYVPTLAYEVMKGIDAAVKPKLNFKGYIVGNGVTDEQIDGNALVPFVHGMGLIPDELFEEANRECNGNFYNSVSDNCTNKLAKIDEDIAGLNIYNILEPCYHGTEADKIITTYANLPSSFRKLGETEKPHLVRKRIFGRAWPLRAPVRDGIVPTWPQLTSSDNVPCTDGTVADAWLNNEEVRKAIHTAEKSVVSSWDLCTDQISFDHDAGSMIKYHKNLTSKGYRALIFSGDHDMCVPYTGSQAWTRSIGYKIVDEWRPWLFNDQVAGFTQGYDNNLTFLTIKGAGHTVPEYKPQEALEFYKRFLAGSSI, encoded by the exons ATGAAAAATACAGGTGGCAGTGTCTGTGTGGTGTTACTTCACATTTATCTGAGCATTGTGGTGACAAATTCAGCGCCAGAAAGTGCCATTGTGACACAGATTCCAGGCTTCAATGGAACAATACCTTCCAAGCATTATGCTGGATATGTGACTGTGGATGAAAGTCATGGAAGGAATTTGTATTACTATTTTGTTGAGTCAGAAGGGAAACCTTCTCAGGATCCTGTTGTTCTTTGGCTTAATGGTGGACCTGGTTGCTCTAGCTTTGATGGTttcgtatatgaacatg GTCCTTTCAATTTTGAAGCAGCAAAGACTAAGGGAAGCCTGCCAACTTTGCATCTCAATCCATACAGCTGGACCAAG GTTTCAAGTATTATATATTTGGACTCTCCAGCTGGTGTTGGATTTTCATACTCTAAGAATGAAACTGATTATGTAACCGGTGACATAAAGACTGCATCTGATTCGCATGCCTTTCTTCTTAAG TGGTTTGAACTATATCCCGAGTTTCTTTCCAATCCTTTCTTCATTGCTGGAGAGTCATATGCTGGAGTTTATGTTCCTACTCTTGCCTATGAAGTAATGAAAG GAATTGATGCTGCAGTGAAGCCGAAACTGAATTTTAAG GGTTACATTGTTGGAAATGGTGTTACGGATGAACAAATTGATGGTAATGCTCTTGTTCCATTTGTACATGGGATGGGTCTTATCCCAGATGAATTGTTTGAG GAGGCTAATCGTGAGTGTAACGGGAATTTCTATAATTCGGTCAGTGATAATTGTACAAACAAGCTTGCGAAAATTGATGAG GACATTGCTGGGTTGAACATATATAACATTTTAGAACCATGCTATCATGGCACTGAGGCAGACAAGATTATCACTACTTATGCTAATTTGCCGTCTAGTTTCCGGAAGTTAGGTGAAACTGAGAAACCTCATCTTGTGAGGAAGAGAATCTTCGGCCGTGCTTGGCCCCTAAGAGCACCTGTCAGAGACGGAATCGTACCCACTTGGCCGCAACTTACCAGTAGCGACAATGTTCCATGCACA GACGGCACCGTTGCAGACGCATGGTTGAACAATGAAGAAGTCAGGAAGGCAATTCACACTGCAGAG AAAAGTGTGGTCAGTAGTTGGGATTTATGCACAGACCAAATTTCCTTCGATCATGACGCTGGAAGCATGATTAAGTATCACAAGAACCTAACTTCCAAAGGATACCGAGCTCTTATATTCAG TGGTGATCATGACATGTGTGTTCCATATACGGGGAGTCAAGCATGGACGAGATCAATCGGATACAAGATTGTTGATGAATGGAGGCCTTGGTTATTCAATGATCAAGTTGCTGG GTTTACTCAAGGATATGACAACAATCTTACTTTTCTGACCATAAAGGGAGCTGGGCATACTGTTCCAGAATACAAGCCACAAGAAGCATTGGAATTTTACAAACGTTTTCTCGCTGGATCGTCAatataa
- the LOC131618062 gene encoding uncharacterized protein LOC131618062 yields MDRNERVKSTKKFSCSDSDSNSTQSCKLISKPFLPEDVMFNVLTLVSINCLINSGRYVCKTWAATIRSFGFAEAHERRASSKHGLYVESLATGISSYFLEFKNDDMNGEIQRFDLGTPQGMGDIIASCDGILLLSNISRQVFAVNPIIKCWLRIPSFPSSLQLEQMNIRCQCTIAHVPLTSEFKAFLVDVLEISGSAWFVFYVLRIGIDNSWKEIARREAPLNHYFFWEPIYSGANDLYWITIDEVIVIDVDKEIIVRGYPLPDESMLDGSLPVYLWMENRLSCIAYKDLSQSYKIFIFDFDSEKWCLYHEIGPFDYVAACAQSLHVLFVTFRLWINYQIIFQVAINQSPIGNIPPSPKSMHLGYNIKTRQLMKIEGIDEGNVEVWLHRNSLVSLP; encoded by the coding sequence ATGGATAGAAACGAGAGAGTTAAATCCACTAAGAAGTTCAGTTGCTCTGATTCAGACTCAAATAGTACTCAGAGTTGTAAACTGATTTCAAAGCCATTTCTCCCTGAAGACGTAATGTTTAATGTCCTTACTTTAGTTTCCATAAATTGCTTGATTAACTCTGGAAGATATGTTTGTAAAACTTGGGCTGCCACTATTAGAAGCTTCGGTTTTGCTGAAGCACATGAACGCCGTGCAAGTTCCAAACATGGTCTGTACGTGGAAAGTTTGGCGACAGGAATTAGTTCCTATTTCTTGGAATTTAAAAATGATGACATGAATGGTGAAATTCAAAGATTTGATCTGGGAACACCTCAAGGAATGGGAGATATAATTGCTAGTTGTGATGGCATATTGCTTTTATCAAATATTTCTAGGCAAGTATTTGCGGTGAACCCCATTATCAAGTGTTGGCTTAGAATTCCTTCTTTTCCCAGTTCTCTGCAACTTGAACAGATGAACATTAGGTGCCAATGTACTATAGCACATGTTCCTCTCACTTCTGAATTCAAGGCGTTTCTTGTGGATGTACTTGAGATTTCGGGTTCTGCTTGGTTTGTTTTTTATGTGCTGAGAATTGGAATAGATAACTCATGGAAAGAGATAGCTAGAAGAGAAGCTCCACTTAACCACTATTTTTTTTGGGAACCAATATATAGTGGAGCTAATGATCTTTACTGGATAACAATTGATGAGGTGATTGTGATCGACGTTGACAAGGAAATTATTGTACGTGGATATCCACTTCCCGATGAGTCAATGCTTGATGGCTCGCTTCCAGTGTATTTATGGATGGAAAATCGCCTTTCTTGCATTGCCTATAAAGATTTGTCTCAATCatataaaatctttatttttgattttgattCAGAAAAATGGTGCCTTTATCATGAGATTGGACCTTTTGATTATGTTGCTGCTTGTGCTCAATCGCTTCATGTTTTGTTCGTGACATTCCGATTGTGGATCAACTATCAAATTATCTTTCAGGTAGCAATTAATCAAAGCCCAATTGGAAATATACCTCCCAGCCCAAAAAGCATGCATCTTGGTTACAATATCAAAACCAGACAACTCATGAAAATTGAGGGCATTGATGAAGGCAATGTTGAGGTATGGCTTCATAGAAACAGTCTAGTTTCATTGCCATGA
- the LOC131618063 gene encoding uncharacterized protein LOC131618063, protein MDGSERIKSLKKFSCSDSDSKSHDHDHGKKNKNQSSYSTESCNDVSEPLLPQDLIFDILTFVSANCLINSARYVCKTWAAIITSFGYSKAHERRARSKYGLYVESFMSEFGSYSLEFKDDLNGEFERTELRIPRRMGKILCSCDGILLLSDHCFRQVFVVNPILKCWLRIPPFPISRQLTDATCQCAIAHVPRTSKFKLFLVDLLKISGVVRYVFYVLRIGIDNSWKEIARREPPPGWVSYLEPIYSGGNNLYWRTVDEVIVMDVDREIIVREYPLPPDTLLGHWLPKYLWTGNRLSCISPQGKCFSTLYKVFILDFDSGEWFLYHEIGPFDYVAAYGHELHVLFEIFRFWINDQIIFEANPEGNSPDREENFYFGYNVKTRKLTKIEGIDDGNFKVWLHSSSLVSLPYS, encoded by the coding sequence ATGGATGGAAGTGAGAGAATTAAATCACTTAAGAAATTCAGTTGCTCCGATTCAGACTCTAAGTCGCACGATCATGATCATGGGAAGAAGAataagaatcaaagctcatataGTACCGAGAGTTGTAATGACGTTTCGGAGCCGCTTCTCCCTCAAGACTTGATTTTTGATATCCTTACTTTTGTTTCTGCAAATTGCTTGATTAACTCTGCAAGGTATGTTTGTAAAACTTGGGCTGCTATTATTACCAGCTTCGGTTATTCTAAAGCCCATGAACGACGTGCACGTTCTAAATATGGTCTTTACGTTGAAAGTTTCATGTCAGAGTTTGGTTCATATTCCTTGGAATTTAAAGATGATTTGAATGGCGAGTTTGAAAGGACTGAATTGAGAATACCTCGAAGAATGGGAAAGATATTATGTAGTTGTGATGGCATATTACTACTTTCAGATCATTGTTTTAGACAAGTCTTTGTAGTGAACCCCATTCTCAAGTGCTGGCTTAGAATTCCTCCTTTTCCTATTTCTAGGCAGCTTACGGATGCTACGTGTCAATGCGCTATAGCACATGTTCCACGCACTTCCAAATTCAAGCTGTTTCTTGTGGATCTTCTCAAAATTTCGGGTGTTGTTCGGTATGTTTTCTATGTATTAAGAATTGGAATAGATAACTCATGGAAAGAGATTGCTAGAAGAGAACCTCCCCCTGGTTGGGTTAGTTATTTAGAACCAATTTATAGTGGAGGTAACAATCTTTATTGGAGAACAGTTGATGAGGTAATTGTGATGGATGTTGACAGGGAAATTATTGTACGAGAATATCCACTTCCCCCTGACACGTTGCTTGGTCATTGGCTTCCAAAATATTTATGGACGGGAAATCGTCTTTCTTGTATTTCCCCTCAAGGGAAATGTTTTTCTACATTATATAAagtttttattttggattttgacTCAGGAGAATGGTTTCTTTATCATGAGATAGGACCTTTTGATTATGTGGCTGCTTATGGTCATGAGCTTCATGTTTTGTTTGAGATATTTCGTTTCTGGATCAATGATCAAATTATCTTTGAAGCAAACCCAGAAGGAAACAGTCCTGACCGCGAGGAAAACTTTTATTTTGGTTACAATGTCAAAACAAGAAAATTGACAAAGATTGAGGGCATTGACGATGGAAATTTTAAGGTATGGCTTCACAGTAGCAGTCTAGTTTCATTGCCATACTCCTAG
- the LOC131616205 gene encoding linoleate 9S-lipoxygenase-like, with translation MEVPTKPSSAISKWQCSSTKSKILNNFNPICQAVQKLTLKGKFVITLNQKKTIPGKFISVQIYSGTEVDPNTGKGWLSEKAYFKECGSKKHRHDDVDVDDAQTKIKTYKIKIHVDAYFGTPRAFVIQNKHNKKFYLLSASIETCTNRIIHFDCNSWIYPIKKTKFDRLFFSNRCYVPSQTPRALLELRNEELDKLRGNGMDERKEWDRIYDYDCYNDLGDPDKGSEHFRPVLGGSRLYPYPRRVRTGRKNSTSGTSRSQATSFYIYVPSDETFSPNKLKELKSNSIQAILQLLSSKTESLPQQSSRSVESFEEILNMLSSNRNQTIEGWIRDNLKKLVPNKDLKEIAHAIKENHLQGPIPQNIYENEWAWNDDMEFGRQMLAGTHPIRIRCLMTFPPQNKYGVQSSIKQSTIEQMLEGWTLPQALEQGRIFMLDHHDYLMPYLNRINANGVCAYASRTLLFLRSDGMLKPLTVELSLPGSSLALEIHRIFLPSKQGTQAALWQFAKAHVLANDAFYHLLVSHWLYTHAVVEPFIIATKRRLSVMHPIHKILNPHFKDTMHINALTRHILVNSGGILEKILFPGETCMQITCDLYKEWKFTEQGLPADLLKRGMAVESLDENNPNGIQLLMLDYPYAIDGLEIWAAIKSWVNDFCSFFYKDSEAIVADVELQAWWSEIRSIGHGDNHNETWWYQMTTLSNLVEAITTLIWIASARHAVINHQKHSHNDNSPTLCRKFIPVEGTVEFGEFLKDPDKFFMKMLPDRFETSLGLALVDLLSKNAYDEMNLLRCQPSHGWIDNEIVQNRFAEFKEELKEIQIRILQRNKDPKLKNRRVPAKIDHNILYPKMPSSGSRRWNHGKRIVL, from the exons TCTCAAAGGAAAGTTTGTGATCACCTTGAATCAAAAGAAAACAATACCTGGAAAATTCATTTCGGTTCAGATTTATAGCGGCACAGAAGTCGATCCTA ATACTGGTAAAGGGTGGTTGAGTGAGAAAGCATATTTTAAAGAATGTGGTAGCAAGAAACATCGCcatgatgatgttgatgttgatgatgcgcAAACCAAGATTAAGACATATAAGATTAAAATACATGTTGATGCATATTTTGGAACTCCGAGAGCTTTTGTgattcaaaacaaacacaacaagAAATTCTATCTTCTTTCTGCATCTATTGAAACTTGTACAAATAGAATCATTCACTTTGATTGCAATTCTTGGATTTATCCAATCAAGAAGACTAAATTTGATAGACTTTTCTTCTCAAATAGA TGCTATGTTCCGAGTCAAACACCTAGAGCTTTGTTGGAACTAAGAAATGAAGAGCTTGACAAATTGAGAGGAAATGGAATGGATGAAAGAAAAGAATGGGATAGAATCTATGACTATGACTGCTACAATGATCTCGGAGATCCTGATAAAGGTTCGGAGCATTTTAGACCTGTCTTGGGAGGTTCAAGGTTATATCCGTATCCACGTCGAGTTAGAACCGGTCGAAAAAATAGTACATCTGGTACTTCAAGGTCACAAGCAACAAGTTTTTACATATATGTTCCTTCAGACGAGACATTTAGTCCTAACAAATTGAAGGAGCTCAAGTCAAATTCTATCCAAGCCATATTACAATTACTATCTTCAAAGACGGAATCGTTGCCTCAACAAAGTTCGAGAAGCGTTGAATCATTTGAAGAGATACTTAACATGCTTTCTAGCAATAGAAACCAAACAATAGAGGGATGGATCAGAGACAACTTAAAGAAATTGGTGCCAAATAAGGACTTAAAGGAAATAGCTCATGCAATCAAGGAAAACCATTTGCAAGGTCCTATCCCTCAAAACATATATG AAAATGAATGGGCTTGGAATGATGACATGGAGTTTGGACGACAAATGCTTGCAGGAACACACCCTATCAGAATCCGGTGCTTGATG ACATTTCCACCTCAAAACAAATATGGAGTACAAAGttcaataaaacaatcaaccatagAACAAATGCTTGAAGGATGGACACTTCCTCAG GCTTTGGAACAAGGAAGAATATTCATGTTGGACCACCATGACTATCTCATGCCATATTTGAACAGAATAAATGCAAATGGGGTGTGTGCTTATGCATCAAGGACACTTCTATTCTTAAGGAGTGATGGCATGCTTAAGCCACTAACAGTAGAACTCAGCTTGCCAGGCTCATCTTTAGCTCTTGAAATCCATAGAATTTTTCTTCCATCAAAGCAAGGGACACAAGCAGCACTCTGGCAGTTTGCTAAAGCTCATGTTTTAGCTAATGATGCTTTTTACCATCTACTAGTTAGCCATTG GTTATACACACATGCAGTTGTTGAACCATTTATCATTGCTACCAAAAGAAGACTAAGTGTAATGCATCCAATCCATAAGATATTGAATCCTCATTTCAAAGACACCATGCACATAAATGCCTTGACTAGACATATCCTTGTTAACTCTGGTGGAATTCTTGAGAAAATATTATTTCCCGGTGAAACCTGTATGCAAATAACCTGTGATCTCTATAAAGAGTGGAAATTTACCGAACAAGGACTTCCTGCTGATCTTCTCAAAAG GGGCATGGCTGTAGAAAGCCTAGATGAGAACAACCCAAATGGGATTCAACTTCTCATGTTGGACTATCCCTATGCCATTGATGGACTTGAAATATGGGCTGCCATAAAATCATGGGTCAATGACTTCTGTTCATTCTTCTACAAAGACAGCGAGGCTATTGTAGCTGATGTTGAACTTCAAGCATGGTGGTCAGAGATTCGATCTATTGGCCACGGCGACAACCACAATGAGACATGGTGGTACCAAATGACAACACTCTCAAACCTTGTGGAAGCAATAACAACTCTCATATGGATTGCTTCGGCGCGACATGCAGTTATTAACCACCAAAAACATTCACACAATGATAATTCTCCCACACTATGCAGGAAATTTATTCCAGTAGAAGGAACGGTTGAATTCGGCGAGTTCCTTAAGGATCCTGATAAGTTCTTCATGAAAATGTTACCTGATAGGTTTGAGACGAGTCTTGGTTTAGCATTGGTAGATTTGCTCTCGAAAAATGCATACGATGAAATGAACTTGTTGAGATGTCAACCATCACATGGTTGGATAGATAATGAAATTGTTCAGAATAGATTTGCTGAGTTCAAAGAAGAACTTAAGGAGATTCAGATAAGGATCTTGCAAAGAAATAAAGATCCTAAGCTCAAGAATAGGCGCGTCCCTGCAAAAATTGACCATAATATTTTGTATCCTAAAATGCCGAGTTCCGGATCAAGAAGATGGAATCATGGGAAGAGGATTGTCTTATGA
- the LOC131616206 gene encoding serine carboxypeptidase-like 20 isoform X1, protein MKKMKNTGGSVCVVLLHIYLSIVVTNSAPESAIVTQIPGFNGTIPSKHYAGYVTVDESHGRNLYYYFVESEGKPSQDPVVLWLNGGPGCSSFDGFVYEHGPFNFEAAKTKGSLPTLHLNPYSWTKVSSIIYLDSPAGVGFSYSKNETDYVTGDIKTASDSHAFLLKWFELYPEFLSNPFFIAGESYAGVYVPTLAYEVMKGIDAAVKPKLNFKGYIVGNGVTDEQIDGNALVPFVHGMGLIPDELFEEANRECNGNFYNSVSDNCTNKLAKIDEDIAGLNIYNILEPCYHGTEADKIITTYANLPSSFRKLGETEKPHLVRKRIFGRAWPLRAPVRDGIVPTWPQLTSSDNVPCTDGTVADAWLNNEEVRKAIHTAEKSVVSSWDLCTDQISFDHDAGSMIKYHKNLTSKGYRALIFSGDHDMCVPYTGSQAWTRSIGYKIVDEWRPWLFNDQVAGFTQGYDNNLTFLTIKGAGHTVPEYKPQEALEFYKRFLAGSSI, encoded by the exons ATGAAAAA GATGAAAAATACAGGTGGCAGTGTCTGTGTGGTGTTACTTCACATTTATCTGAGCATTGTGGTGACAAATTCAGCGCCAGAAAGTGCCATTGTGACACAGATTCCAGGCTTCAATGGAACAATACCTTCCAAGCATTATGCTGGATATGTGACTGTGGATGAAAGTCATGGAAGGAATTTGTATTACTATTTTGTTGAGTCAGAAGGGAAACCTTCTCAGGATCCTGTTGTTCTTTGGCTTAATGGTGGACCTGGTTGCTCTAGCTTTGATGGTttcgtatatgaacatg GTCCTTTCAATTTTGAAGCAGCAAAGACTAAGGGAAGCCTGCCAACTTTGCATCTCAATCCATACAGCTGGACCAAG GTTTCAAGTATTATATATTTGGACTCTCCAGCTGGTGTTGGATTTTCATACTCTAAGAATGAAACTGATTATGTAACCGGTGACATAAAGACTGCATCTGATTCGCATGCCTTTCTTCTTAAG TGGTTTGAACTATATCCCGAGTTTCTTTCCAATCCTTTCTTCATTGCTGGAGAGTCATATGCTGGAGTTTATGTTCCTACTCTTGCCTATGAAGTAATGAAAG GAATTGATGCTGCAGTGAAGCCGAAACTGAATTTTAAG GGTTACATTGTTGGAAATGGTGTTACGGATGAACAAATTGATGGTAATGCTCTTGTTCCATTTGTACATGGGATGGGTCTTATCCCAGATGAATTGTTTGAG GAGGCTAATCGTGAGTGTAACGGGAATTTCTATAATTCGGTCAGTGATAATTGTACAAACAAGCTTGCGAAAATTGATGAG GACATTGCTGGGTTGAACATATATAACATTTTAGAACCATGCTATCATGGCACTGAGGCAGACAAGATTATCACTACTTATGCTAATTTGCCGTCTAGTTTCCGGAAGTTAGGTGAAACTGAGAAACCTCATCTTGTGAGGAAGAGAATCTTCGGCCGTGCTTGGCCCCTAAGAGCACCTGTCAGAGACGGAATCGTACCCACTTGGCCGCAACTTACCAGTAGCGACAATGTTCCATGCACA GACGGCACCGTTGCAGACGCATGGTTGAACAATGAAGAAGTCAGGAAGGCAATTCACACTGCAGAG AAAAGTGTGGTCAGTAGTTGGGATTTATGCACAGACCAAATTTCCTTCGATCATGACGCTGGAAGCATGATTAAGTATCACAAGAACCTAACTTCCAAAGGATACCGAGCTCTTATATTCAG TGGTGATCATGACATGTGTGTTCCATATACGGGGAGTCAAGCATGGACGAGATCAATCGGATACAAGATTGTTGATGAATGGAGGCCTTGGTTATTCAATGATCAAGTTGCTGG GTTTACTCAAGGATATGACAACAATCTTACTTTTCTGACCATAAAGGGAGCTGGGCATACTGTTCCAGAATACAAGCCACAAGAAGCATTGGAATTTTACAAACGTTTTCTCGCTGGATCGTCAatataa